In a genomic window of Microterricola viridarii:
- a CDS encoding prephenate dehydrogenase codes for MALIPSTESRLAGPVRVVGAGLLGTSVGLGLRARGIDVFLADASPTNVSIATDLGAGRPAAPGDAPQLIVVAVPPDVTADVVARELADYPDAIVTDVASVKLQILDTLIARGADVSRYIGSHPMAGRERGGPLAGRADLFVGRPWVVAGHDAISYKRASAIDDMILDLGATLVEMSAEEHDRGVALISHVPQVVSSLMARRLIDAPSASVNLAGQGLRDVTRVAASDPELWVQILGANSAPVREILTAYREDLDRFIDALDDVNAPGARRRVAEEIAGGNTGVARLPGKHGIDKRFATMIVMVDDTPGQLARLLHEIGEIGVNLEDLRLEHAQGVQVGLAEISVVPEAVERLTTELVARGWRIAG; via the coding sequence ATGGCCTTGATCCCCAGCACGGAGAGCCGGCTCGCCGGGCCCGTCCGCGTCGTCGGCGCCGGCCTGCTCGGCACGAGCGTCGGCCTGGGCCTGCGCGCCCGCGGCATCGACGTGTTCCTCGCCGACGCCTCGCCGACGAACGTGAGCATCGCGACGGACCTGGGTGCCGGCCGCCCGGCCGCCCCCGGCGACGCCCCGCAGCTGATCGTCGTCGCCGTGCCGCCGGACGTGACCGCCGACGTGGTGGCGCGCGAGCTCGCCGACTACCCGGACGCCATCGTCACCGACGTCGCCAGCGTCAAGCTGCAGATCCTGGACACCCTCATCGCGCGCGGCGCCGACGTGTCGCGCTACATCGGCTCGCACCCGATGGCCGGGCGCGAGCGCGGCGGCCCCCTCGCCGGCCGCGCCGACCTGTTCGTCGGCCGCCCCTGGGTGGTCGCCGGCCACGACGCCATCTCGTACAAGCGAGCCAGCGCCATCGACGACATGATCCTGGACCTCGGCGCGACCCTCGTCGAGATGAGCGCGGAGGAGCACGACCGCGGCGTCGCGCTGATCTCGCACGTGCCCCAGGTGGTGTCGAGCCTGATGGCCCGCCGCCTCATCGACGCGCCGAGCGCCTCCGTCAACCTCGCCGGGCAGGGCCTCCGCGACGTCACCCGCGTCGCCGCCAGCGACCCAGAGCTGTGGGTGCAGATCCTCGGCGCCAACTCGGCCCCGGTGCGCGAGATCCTCACCGCTTACCGCGAGGACCTCGATCGCTTCATCGACGCCCTCGACGACGTCAACGCCCCCGGCGCCCGCCGCCGCGTGGCCGAGGAGATCGCCGGCGGCAACACCGGCGTCGCCCGGCTGCCCGGCAAGCACGGCATCGACAAGCGCTTCGCGACCATGATCGTCATGGTCGACGACACCCCGGGCCAGTTGGCCAGGCTCCTCCACGAGATCGGGGAGATCGGCGTCAACCTGGAGGACCTGCGCCTCGAGCACGCCCAGGGCGTGCAGGTCGGCCTCGCCGAGATCTCCGTCGTTCCCGAGGCCGTCGAACGCCTCACCACCGAGCTGGTCGCCCGCGGCTGGCGGATTGCAGGCTAG
- the cmk gene encoding (d)CMP kinase: protein MTTPDSAQTIVVAIDGPAGSGKSSVSKAVARALGYGYLDTGAAYRALAWLVLEKGVDSEDADAVIAALDDFDYFIATNPDEYVVRVGETDVTEAIREPRVSAAVSAIARVPAVRSHLVELFRSIAAGVDAPGVVVEGRDITTVVAPDAPVRILLTASEEARMARRSAELQDDAAATAGAELKKRDQADSRVVDFLNAAEGVTTVDSTELNFAETVDAVITVIADTQSPVS from the coding sequence ATGACCACCCCCGACAGCGCCCAGACGATCGTCGTCGCCATCGACGGCCCGGCCGGCAGCGGCAAGTCCAGCGTGAGCAAGGCCGTCGCCCGCGCCCTTGGCTACGGCTACCTCGACACCGGCGCCGCCTACCGGGCGCTGGCCTGGCTGGTGCTGGAGAAGGGCGTCGACAGCGAGGACGCGGATGCCGTCATCGCCGCGCTCGACGACTTCGACTACTTCATCGCCACCAACCCCGACGAGTACGTCGTGCGGGTGGGGGAGACCGACGTGACCGAGGCGATCCGCGAGCCGCGCGTGAGCGCCGCCGTCAGCGCGATCGCCCGCGTCCCCGCCGTGCGCAGCCACCTGGTCGAGCTGTTCCGCAGCATCGCCGCCGGCGTTGACGCCCCCGGCGTCGTCGTCGAGGGCAGGGACATCACCACGGTCGTCGCGCCCGACGCCCCCGTCCGCATCCTTCTCACAGCTTCGGAAGAGGCTAGAATGGCCAGACGGTCCGCCGAACTGCAGGATGACGCCGCCGCAACCGCGGGAGCCGAGCTCAAGAAACGCGATCAGGCCGATTCGCGCGTGGTCGACTTCCTGAACGCAGCAGAGGGCGTGACCACGGTCGATTCGACCGAACTGAACTTTGCCGAAACCGTCGATGCCGTCATCACGGTGATCGCCGACACGCAATCCCCGGTCTCGTAG
- the der gene encoding ribosome biogenesis GTPase Der has product MTDIDTDDFDANDDLVERMSALDEDLAVQRAHSLRAGLADYELEDDDFDVLDAVTEDPNAITYLPALPVIAIVGRPNVGKSALVNRILGRREAVVEDTPGVTRDRVSYKGEWNDRRFTLVDTGGWEPDAKGIDASVAAQAEVAIDLSDVVLFVVDARVGATSTDEQVVRMLRKSGKPVFLLANKVDDARQEPEAAALWSLGLGEPYPVSALHGRGVADLLDAVLKKLPLISAVAKEEVGGPRRVAILGRPNVGKSSLLNKSAGEERVVVNELAGTTRDPVDEQVELGGKIWRFVDTAGIRRRVHLSQGADFYASLRTSTALEKAEVAIVVIDVSEKISEQDVRIIDLVLESGRALVLAFNKWDLLDDDRRRYLEREIEQDLAHVSWAPRVNISARTGRHLEKLVPALELALESWDTRIATGKFNAFLAELTAAHPHPVRGGKQPRILFGTQVSSRPPTFVLFTTGFLDPGYRRYIQRRLREIYGFAGTPIFVNMRVREKRAR; this is encoded by the coding sequence ATGACTGACATCGACACCGACGATTTCGACGCCAACGACGATCTCGTCGAGCGCATGAGCGCGCTCGACGAGGACCTCGCCGTCCAGCGCGCCCACTCACTGCGTGCGGGGCTCGCCGACTACGAGCTCGAAGACGACGACTTTGACGTGCTCGACGCCGTCACCGAAGACCCCAACGCGATCACCTACCTGCCCGCGCTTCCGGTCATCGCCATCGTCGGCCGACCCAACGTCGGCAAGTCGGCGCTGGTCAACCGCATCCTCGGCCGCCGCGAGGCCGTCGTGGAGGACACCCCCGGCGTCACCCGTGACCGCGTCTCGTACAAGGGCGAGTGGAACGACCGCCGCTTCACCCTCGTCGACACCGGCGGCTGGGAGCCCGACGCCAAGGGCATCGACGCCTCCGTCGCCGCCCAGGCCGAAGTGGCCATCGACCTCTCCGACGTCGTCTTGTTCGTCGTCGACGCGCGGGTGGGCGCCACCTCCACCGACGAGCAGGTCGTGCGCATGCTGCGCAAGAGCGGCAAGCCCGTCTTCCTGCTGGCCAACAAGGTGGATGACGCCCGCCAGGAGCCGGAGGCCGCAGCACTGTGGAGCCTCGGCCTCGGCGAGCCCTACCCGGTCTCCGCTCTGCACGGCCGCGGCGTCGCCGACCTCCTGGACGCCGTCCTCAAGAAGCTCCCGCTGATCTCGGCCGTCGCCAAGGAAGAGGTGGGCGGCCCGCGCCGCGTCGCCATCCTCGGCCGCCCGAACGTCGGCAAGTCCAGCCTGCTGAACAAGTCCGCCGGCGAGGAGCGCGTTGTCGTCAACGAGCTCGCCGGGACGACCCGCGACCCCGTCGACGAGCAGGTGGAGCTCGGCGGCAAGATCTGGCGTTTCGTCGACACCGCCGGCATCCGCCGCCGCGTGCACCTCTCGCAGGGCGCCGACTTCTACGCCTCGCTGCGCACCAGCACGGCCCTCGAAAAGGCCGAGGTCGCCATCGTCGTCATCGACGTGAGCGAGAAGATCAGCGAGCAGGACGTGCGCATCATCGACCTGGTGCTCGAGTCCGGCCGCGCCCTCGTGCTCGCCTTCAACAAGTGGGACCTGCTGGACGACGACCGTCGCCGCTACCTCGAGCGTGAGATCGAGCAGGACCTCGCCCACGTCTCGTGGGCCCCACGCGTGAACATCTCGGCCCGCACCGGGCGCCACCTGGAGAAGCTGGTGCCGGCCCTCGAACTCGCGCTCGAGTCGTGGGACACCCGCATCGCCACCGGCAAGTTCAACGCCTTCCTGGCCGAGCTCACCGCGGCACACCCGCACCCGGTGCGCGGCGGCAAGCAGCCCCGCATCCTGTTCGGCACCCAGGTGTCCAGCCGCCCGCCGACATTTGTGCTGTTCACCACCGGATTCCTCGACCCGGGCTACCGCCGTTACATCCAGCGCCGCCTGCGCGAGATCTACGGCTTCGCCGGAACGCCCATCTTCGTCAACATGCGCGTTAGGGAAAAAAGAGCACGCTAG
- a CDS encoding FUSC family protein — protein sequence MDAFWVGLGILVLGVTLLDVFLTALNYDEAGFFAGRLAAGQWMLTRRLTRRLARRWRPLVLRQVTGLQIMVTVIAWVSGVILGYGLIYLGYMQGNNFQYSGVNGDFFGAIYFSAAQLATVGTSQLSPNTDLLRALSILESLNGVVLLSLILTFLLGIYDVISSLRALSAQFFSAGTGVGEPIASLKPYFPGGESRDLDSHLESVSDTFGSYTDGVRLHHSAYYFQSGRDTFSLPYSIRMLAGIIGGLRWGLPGQNPVAQEPTLQPLTAQFEKFQQYMHPLLKWQSTAVPETVTLDDFAAQLRAEAGHAERRRSRRIRLQDPGDPWVARFVQVNREMGELTATVPLTDVAEAYARYAQWLPFAYHAQQFSAAVSRDLDYQPVYSEPEDQAPVAVLAPAPDETMPRGRERGVRAFLGRRVTLIDPGYTRLLSAARALGSAVLAVAVLAVALNALGQPPLPAAIFGGMIAMFTGASSPGGHGWKRVAGLVALVPVLFAIALNVIVPHDPIPSALVLTLLAFAGVAVSRFGRQLGGLGQLAFVSYYFTLLLRLQPSETLLFVAAAVVGVLCSVAIQLIPNKGAHARVLRGGVRAFELRLVRSLEPLIDTVSAARWDPDLQRRTRSDFRQSHHTAAFLSAQLTGNDPDIGLSVEQAEALRIRVHDAELALANLGTAARAATGAGIPIEVRARLAGALQTVQKHIAGYPEVPAWAGAPPPGDAETAPEQHPDAERLQTARAPEHWPRPARRVYAAAFELQQASDKLHTARAAELLSTPADAGPGPELEQDDSDIDALLPGEEQAGSVQDGLAPHHQGAQAAPPGGAAESAALWRRAVQAALSTGIALYLGSFVSSSHQYWAAMPAYQAIGGSDGETFVKGAQKIIGTIFGATVGFWIAIAAGSHPAVLLPVLAICVFASAYFRSASSPLAAFWQTMMFAQLYDFLGRLSTEAVDVRVVETVIGAVVALLVAALVLPTRTRAKFARQALKLLDSVEGVTAAALQVWRSGRAPSAAERAALARGEIAMAEQLRTLQVTAAPLQHASGAFDPSGVENQLSSFWELLYYTRHFVAATERGDPAQANVSPEQWNQLEEATERNFAALAAAFDARSPGPADSDVGIDELGDGEEPRDAEQALGALARANATIALMVEDAIPQPTGLFHRRAGR from the coding sequence GTGGACGCCTTCTGGGTTGGCCTCGGCATTCTCGTCTTGGGGGTCACCCTCCTCGATGTCTTCCTCACTGCGCTGAACTACGACGAGGCTGGCTTCTTCGCCGGCCGTCTGGCCGCCGGGCAGTGGATGCTGACCAGGCGCCTCACCCGCCGCCTGGCCCGCCGGTGGCGCCCCCTCGTGCTGCGCCAGGTCACCGGCCTGCAGATCATGGTGACCGTGATCGCCTGGGTCAGCGGCGTGATCCTCGGCTACGGGCTGATCTACCTCGGCTACATGCAGGGGAACAATTTCCAGTACTCCGGCGTCAACGGCGACTTCTTCGGCGCCATCTACTTCAGCGCCGCCCAGCTGGCCACCGTCGGCACCTCGCAGCTCTCTCCGAACACCGACCTGCTGCGCGCCCTCTCGATCCTGGAGAGCCTGAACGGCGTCGTTCTGCTCTCGCTCATCCTCACCTTCCTGCTCGGCATCTACGACGTCATCAGCAGCCTGCGGGCACTCTCCGCGCAGTTCTTCAGTGCGGGCACCGGCGTCGGCGAACCGATCGCCAGCCTGAAACCGTACTTCCCTGGCGGTGAGTCGAGGGACCTGGACTCCCACCTGGAGTCCGTCTCCGACACCTTCGGCTCCTACACGGACGGCGTGCGGCTGCACCATTCGGCGTACTACTTCCAGAGCGGGCGCGACACGTTCTCACTGCCGTACTCGATTCGAATGCTGGCCGGCATCATCGGCGGGCTGCGCTGGGGGCTGCCCGGCCAGAACCCGGTCGCCCAGGAGCCGACACTGCAGCCGTTGACGGCCCAGTTCGAGAAGTTCCAGCAGTACATGCATCCGCTGCTCAAATGGCAGAGCACCGCGGTGCCGGAGACGGTGACCCTGGACGACTTCGCCGCCCAGCTGCGGGCAGAGGCCGGCCACGCGGAGCGGCGGCGCTCCCGGCGGATCAGGCTGCAGGACCCGGGCGACCCCTGGGTGGCCCGCTTCGTGCAGGTCAACCGCGAGATGGGTGAGCTGACCGCCACCGTGCCGCTCACGGACGTGGCGGAGGCGTACGCCCGCTACGCGCAGTGGCTGCCGTTCGCCTACCACGCGCAGCAGTTCAGCGCCGCCGTCTCGCGGGATCTCGACTACCAGCCGGTGTACTCCGAGCCGGAGGACCAAGCCCCCGTCGCCGTGCTGGCGCCGGCCCCGGACGAAACGATGCCGCGCGGCCGCGAGCGCGGCGTGCGCGCCTTCCTCGGCCGCCGGGTCACGCTCATCGACCCCGGCTACACGCGCCTGCTCAGTGCCGCCCGCGCACTGGGTTCCGCCGTGCTGGCCGTGGCGGTTCTCGCCGTCGCCCTGAACGCGCTCGGGCAGCCGCCGCTGCCGGCGGCGATATTCGGCGGCATGATCGCGATGTTCACCGGGGCGTCCTCACCGGGCGGCCACGGCTGGAAGCGCGTGGCCGGGTTGGTCGCGCTGGTGCCCGTGCTGTTCGCCATCGCGCTGAACGTGATCGTGCCGCACGACCCGATCCCCTCCGCGCTCGTGCTGACGCTCCTGGCTTTCGCCGGCGTGGCCGTCTCACGATTCGGGCGCCAGCTCGGCGGCCTCGGCCAACTCGCATTCGTCTCCTACTACTTCACCCTGTTGCTGCGCCTGCAGCCCAGCGAGACCCTGCTCTTCGTGGCCGCCGCCGTCGTCGGCGTGCTGTGCTCGGTGGCGATCCAGCTCATCCCGAACAAGGGGGCGCACGCGCGGGTGCTCCGCGGCGGGGTGCGGGCGTTCGAACTGCGCCTGGTGCGCTCGCTGGAGCCGCTCATCGACACCGTCTCCGCCGCGCGGTGGGATCCGGACCTGCAGCGCAGGACGCGGAGCGATTTTCGGCAGAGTCACCACACGGCGGCGTTCCTCAGCGCACAGCTCACCGGCAACGACCCCGACATCGGCTTGTCCGTCGAGCAGGCGGAGGCGCTGCGCATCCGCGTGCACGACGCCGAGCTCGCCCTGGCGAACCTCGGCACCGCCGCGCGCGCGGCCACCGGCGCCGGCATCCCGATCGAGGTGCGCGCGCGCCTGGCCGGGGCGCTGCAGACGGTGCAGAAGCACATCGCCGGCTACCCGGAGGTTCCGGCCTGGGCCGGGGCCCCGCCGCCCGGCGACGCTGAGACCGCGCCAGAACAGCACCCGGATGCCGAGCGGCTGCAGACGGCGAGGGCTCCAGAGCACTGGCCTCGACCGGCCCGCCGCGTGTACGCCGCCGCATTCGAACTGCAGCAGGCCAGCGACAAACTACACACGGCTCGCGCGGCAGAGTTGCTGAGCACTCCGGCGGATGCCGGGCCTGGGCCTGAGCTAGAGCAGGACGACTCCGATATCGACGCGCTGCTGCCGGGCGAGGAGCAGGCCGGCTCGGTGCAGGACGGGCTCGCGCCCCACCACCAGGGCGCCCAGGCGGCGCCGCCCGGTGGTGCCGCCGAGTCCGCGGCGCTCTGGCGCCGCGCCGTGCAGGCCGCGCTCTCGACGGGCATCGCGCTGTACCTCGGCTCCTTCGTCTCCTCGAGCCACCAATACTGGGCGGCAATGCCGGCCTACCAGGCGATCGGGGGCAGCGACGGGGAGACATTCGTCAAAGGGGCCCAGAAGATCATCGGCACCATCTTCGGCGCGACCGTCGGGTTCTGGATCGCCATCGCCGCCGGCTCACACCCCGCCGTGCTGTTGCCCGTCCTGGCGATCTGCGTCTTCGCCTCCGCTTACTTCCGCTCAGCCTCGTCGCCGCTGGCCGCCTTCTGGCAGACCATGATGTTCGCCCAGCTCTACGATTTCCTCGGGCGGTTGAGCACTGAGGCGGTCGACGTGCGCGTCGTGGAGACCGTGATCGGTGCGGTTGTTGCGCTCCTCGTCGCCGCGCTCGTGCTGCCGACCCGCACTCGCGCGAAGTTCGCCCGTCAGGCCCTGAAACTTCTCGACAGCGTGGAGGGTGTCACGGCCGCCGCGCTGCAGGTGTGGCGGAGCGGCCGGGCGCCCTCCGCGGCGGAGCGTGCCGCACTCGCCCGCGGCGAGATCGCGATGGCCGAGCAGTTGCGCACGTTGCAGGTGACCGCGGCCCCCCTGCAGCACGCCTCGGGGGCGTTCGACCCCAGCGGTGTCGAGAACCAGCTCTCCTCGTTCTGGGAACTGCTCTACTACACCCGGCATTTCGTCGCGGCGACCGAGCGCGGTGACCCGGCACAGGCGAACGTCTCGCCCGAGCAATGGAACCAGCTCGAGGAGGCGACCGAGCGGAACTTCGCCGCGCTCGCCGCGGCCTTCGATGCCCGCTCGCCCGGGCCGGCGGACTCGGACGTCGGGATCGACGAACTGGGTGACGGTGAGGAACCACGCGACGCGGAGCAAGCCCTCGGCGCGCTCGCCCGGGCGAACGCGACAATCGCGCTCATGGTCGAGGATGCCATTCCGCAGCCGACCGGCCTGTTCCACCGTCGAGCCGGGCGCTGA
- a CDS encoding pseudouridine synthase has product MTSDDFTPKDYDPEDFGPEDLADDFERIPDAGPDGIRLQKLLAAAGIASRRVVEQYIVEGRIAVNGVVVKELGTRVNPETDLISVNGLGVQLDQSKRYIMLNKPTGVVSSMNDEQGRPDLSYFTKDFSERLFNVGRLDAETSGLLILTNDGDLAHTLAHPSFGVTKTYVAKVRGRMTAQTVALLQRGIELEDGPIKADKARILSDPAGSSTHSVVEITLHSGRNRIVRRMLAEVGHPVVDLVRRQFGPLNLGTLPIGQMRELTKAELGQVLTISRDGAEAQQRHSVRQADKNPKKRGL; this is encoded by the coding sequence CCTCCGATGACTTCACCCCCAAGGACTACGATCCCGAGGACTTCGGCCCCGAAGACCTCGCCGACGACTTCGAGCGCATCCCGGACGCCGGGCCCGACGGCATCCGCCTGCAGAAGCTGCTCGCCGCCGCCGGCATCGCCTCCCGCCGCGTCGTCGAGCAGTACATCGTCGAGGGCCGCATCGCCGTCAACGGCGTCGTCGTCAAGGAACTCGGCACCCGGGTGAACCCGGAGACCGACCTGATCTCCGTCAACGGCCTCGGCGTGCAGCTGGACCAGAGCAAGCGCTACATCATGCTGAACAAGCCGACCGGCGTCGTCTCCTCGATGAACGACGAGCAGGGCCGCCCCGACCTCAGCTACTTCACCAAGGACTTCTCGGAGCGCCTGTTCAACGTCGGCCGGCTCGACGCCGAGACCAGCGGCCTGCTGATCCTCACCAACGACGGCGACCTCGCACACACCCTCGCCCACCCGTCCTTCGGTGTGACCAAGACCTACGTCGCCAAGGTGCGCGGGCGAATGACGGCCCAGACCGTCGCGCTGCTCCAGCGTGGAATCGAGCTCGAGGACGGCCCGATCAAGGCCGACAAGGCGCGCATCCTCTCCGACCCGGCCGGCTCGTCCACGCACAGCGTCGTCGAGATCACCCTGCACTCCGGGCGCAACCGCATCGTCCGGCGCATGCTCGCCGAGGTCGGTCACCCGGTCGTCGACCTGGTGCGCCGCCAGTTCGGCCCGCTCAACCTCGGCACGCTGCCGATCGGCCAGATGCGCGAACTGACCAAGGCCGAGCTCGGCCAGGTGCTCACCATCTCCCGCGACGGGGCAGAGGCCCAGCAGCGCCACTCGGTGCGCCAGGCCGACAAGAACCCGAAGAAGCGGGGGCTGTGA